Below is a genomic region from Planctomycetota bacterium.
CGTCCGCACCTGCACCGCATCGCCGCGACGCTCGCCGTGACGGCGGCACCAGTGCAGCACCGCACGCCGGCGGGCCACGTCCTCGCGGTCCTGCTCGGCCGCCCGCTTTAAATCTTCCGTAGCTGATGCACATCTTCTCGAAGGTCATGCAGATCGCCGACGGCGAGCAACACAGCCCCAGCCCCTCGCGCAGCTCCGTCAGCAACGCGTCGGGCTTCTCTTGCACCAACGCAACGCCGCGAGCTTCTCGGGTTCGATCTGCCGGGGCCGCCCGCTGCCTTGGGGCCAAGGTCCGGCGTCGCGGGTCTCGCGGAGTCGCTTTTTGAGGCGGCGGACCCACGAGCGGCTGACTTCGAAGCGGTCGACGACGGCCTACGTCGCCTCGCTTCCATCGCAAGCGGTGAGCACCCGGTCCCGCAGCTCCTTCGGGTAGGGCCTCATCGCCGACGCATCCGACCGATCAGCAGAGAGCGCTACGGGCAAAGTGAAGAAGCTCTAGCTCAGTCAAAACAAATCGCCGTCCAGACAGCTCAAGCACCGCGGGATGCTCGTTGACGGCGTCGTCGTCCCGAGGACGCGATTCGCATGTGCAGTTTGGTCAGACTGTGGCTGGTCGGCCCCGATAGCGACGTCACTATCCCCTAGCCTGCAACAGAACTGGCGGGCCTGCTTTCAAGACTTGCGTGATCTAAACGCAGCGCTAGCGCTGCGGCTTGTAGCGATTCTGTGGTCCGGTAAACTCCCCAACCGTGGCGGATCGGGTGGATACCAACACGGGCGTGGCCCGGCGCGGCAGCGTCGGACCCCAGCGAGATCACCTGCTGAGTCCGGCGGAAGTCCGCGCGGAGTTGCCGTTTCAGGCCCAGAAGGTCGGGTCGGGTGCGGGATGGCCTGCTGGGTTGGTTGCAGAGCGATTTCGCGGGCTGCCGCCGTTTAGTCTTGAGCGGCCTGGTGAGACCCATCATCGCCTCATCATGCTCCTGGGGTCGAGCAGCCCTCGTAAGCCTGCGCACCTGTCATGGCGCGTAGGGGACGGCCAGTCGTCGCGCCAGGAGCAGACGCTGGCAGCACGCCAATCGAACCCGCTGTTGACGCTTGTGCCGGCGGGATGCGATCACAGCTGGTTGATGGAGGAAGGGCGGCTGGACACCTTCCATCTGCTCATTCCGCCGTCAGCGGTTGATGAGACGATGGGTCGCCCGGTCGCGTTGGCCCCGGCGCCGAAGTTCCAAGACCCCGCGGTTGCCGGGATCCTCCAGCAGATCGCAGGTGAGCTGGCCTCTCCTGGGCGCTACGGGGGCCCGCTCCTGGTCGAGAGTCTGTCCAACGCGCTCAGTGTCCTGCTGGGGCGTCGTGAGGATGGTCATGAGCAGACACGGCGGACGCGCGTCGCGGGTTTGTCGGATCGCCAGGTGGCGGAGGTCCGGGCTTATCTGTTGGAGAACCTCCGTCGCAACATCCGCACCAAAGAGTTGGCCGGCCTGGTGCACCTGAGTTCCCAGCATTTCACCAGGGCGTTCGGCGCTGCCACGGGCATGCCTCCGCACCAGTTTCAGCTCCGGCTACGCGTGCGGGCCGCGGCGAAGCTCCTGAAGCAGGACCAGGATCTCGGGATCGAGGCTGCCGCACGGCAGTGTGGATTCACCGATCGAACCCACCTCTCGCGAGCGATGAAGCGACACCTCGGCGTCCGGCCTTCTCAGGCGCAAGCGCTAGACGTTCCGTCCGAAGCCAAGTAGTCCTCAGGATGCGTTGAGCGGCTGCGTGGGGGGCCGGACAACTTGGCGCAGACGCGCGCGCGTTTCGTACACCAGAACGCGCGGTTCGTACACCGACTTTTGATGCCGCTCTTGGCACTCTGTCTCGCTGCCGCTGCTGGGTCGCCCCGCAGCAATCGCCTCAGAACAACTTGCCAGAGCCGTCATGAAGATGAGCCCTTCGAAGCAGCCGTTTGATTCGATCAACGCCCAGGCGCGTCGAGCCCGATCTTCCCGATTGCAGCGCGCAGCGCGGTCGGTCGTGGAAAAGCTGGAGGAACGACGTCTGCTCGCAGCGTTTGTTGCAGAAGCCGAGCAAGGCCAGCCGGGGCAGCTTTGGGAAGAGCACGACCAGGACACAACAGCGTCTGGTTCGACGTACATCGAGATCGCGCCCGGCAACAACTCGACTTCTTCGGCACCGGGTACGGACGGCATCGTCTCGTACGACTTCACACTCGACACGGCTGGCGATTACGTGGTTTGGGGTCGGGTGCGCGCCAACAACGGGAACGACGACTCGTTCTGGGTGCAGGTCGATGGGAGTGCGTGGGCCCGATGGAACACCTTCCCGAGCACGGGCAACTGGGAGTGGGACGACGTCCACGACAGCTCCGGGACCGCAGTGACGTACACACTCTCCGCGGGCCAGCACACGCTGCGTGTTGGGTATCGCGAGGACGGCGCTCAGCTCGACAAGCTCGTCGTGCAGGAGTCATCGGCCGCAGCGCCGACGGGGCTGGGGCCAGCGCCGACCGTCCCGGTCGATCCGGGAGCCGGCTCCGGTCCGACACCGACGACCATCCTCACCGCAGACTTCGAGTCAGGCGCGGACGGATTCGAGTACGTCGACGACGCGTTCGAGGGAACCAGCCAACCAAGCTACGCCAGTGGCATTCTCGCGACCGGTGAGGGTGCGGATGCCGGCGACGTCCTCCGCGTCGACATCGGTGGCATCGACGGCACGGCTGTGGCGGGAATGAGCGGGGCGTGGCAGGAAGACTTCGAGGTCGTAGGGGCCGGCGACTCGACGCTTACGCTGAGCTACCGACTTGACGCGGGCGCATTCGCCTCGGGCGAGACGGTCCGGCTGCTGGCGATGATTGACGGACGCGAGGTGGGTTCGGGTCCATTAGCGACCCACGCTGGCGGATCAGGCGCGAGCGATACCGGGTGGGTGACGACGACGATCGACGTCGGAACGTTGTTGCCGGGAACGCATCGACTGCAGCTCGGCCTGCACGCGAACGCCAAGTCGTCGATCGATGGTCAGGCAACCGCTTGGTTCGACGATGTCGAGCTGGCGCTGGCGGAGTTCGGCTATGACGCCGCAGATCCGATCGTCATTGCTCCAAGCGATGACACGTCCGTTAGCGGCGGTGCTCCGACATCAGGCGATGAACTCGACGTCCGCTACTCCGCCGCCAACTACGGCGACCATCAAACACTTCTTCAGTTCGACCTGTCTGGTGCCGGCCTTCCGACAAGTTCACCTGACGCAATCCACTCGGCAACGTTGTGGCTCTGGGGCGAGGGTGACAGCGACCCCGTTTCGATAGAGGCAAGAGCAATCAGCGACGCGTGGGATGAAGCAACTGTCACGTACAGCAACAAGCCGGACACGAGTGGACCAGCGTCTTCTGCTAGCTACGTCGACCACAAGGGATGGCACGCGTGGGATATCACGGGACTTGTCCGAAGCGAACTCGGCGGAGACGACACCGTCTCGGTCGCGCTGATTGCGTTAGAGAACCGAGTTGACCGTGCCACTTTTAACAGCAGCGACTCCGACGATGCGAGTCTCCATCCGAGGTTGGTCGTGGAGACCGATCCGGAAGCCGTGTCTGCAGCGCTGGACACATCCGGCTCGGAACACACGGTGCAGGTGACCTTCGCCGATGACATCCGCACGACGGACGCCGAAGTGACCGGCGTCATGATCGAAAACCTGACGCTCGGCGGGCAGCTCCTTGCCCGTCCGGGTGACCCCGTGCTGGTCGGACCGGTCCTGTCCGTTGCTCCAGCCCAGGAACACGAGTGGACCGTCGGCAACGCCGGAAGCTATCTGCCTGACGGCAACTATGAGGTCTCGCTCTTCGGGCGACTCGGCGGGCATAACGACAACGTTTACCGCACGCGTGACGCCAGCGGCGAGCTGCTCTTCTTCTACAACGGCGACTTCGACAACGACCGCGTCGTCGAACAGGACGACCTCAACATCGTCATCGCGAGCATCAACACGCCGCCGGCTCAGGCGACCTACGCCACGGGCGACGTCAATGGCGACGGCGTCGTCGACGTGCTCGACCACGAGCTGGTCCAGTCTCGACTCAACACGTCGCTGGCGGCACCGCCTTCCGGCCCGGGAGACCTCACGCTCGGGAGCCAGACGCGAGAGAGTGTGACCCTCAACTGGGGCGTACCCGCGACCTACGACGGGTTCGAGGTCTGGCGTCGCGGAGAACAGGGTGCGTGGCAGCAGACCACCCTTGACAATCGGCTGTCAGACACCTCCTTTCACCACGGCTACGAGGACGGCATCGCGACGTGGGTCGACACGGCGCTGCTGCCCGGCACGCGGTACGAGTACTTCGTCCGCCCCTTCACGGATGCAGCTGGAAGCGGCGAGGCGAGCAATGTCAACGCCGCTTGGACCTCGCTCCCAGGCGTGACCGGTGTCACCGTGACGCAGACGGGGCGGACGGCCAACGACATGCGGATCAACTTTACGTCGACGCCGATCGGTGACGACGTGCAGGTCCGCATCGAGTCGTACGACGAGGTCGAGGACGAATGGGTCCTTGCCGGCACGGCCGATGCCACGTCGGCCGATACCGGGAATGGCAACTACTCCATTGTGCTCGCTGGCGTGGGCGGTGACGTCGGACGCGTCTTCCAGGTCCGACTCGAACGCGATGCGACCGGTCTGGCCAGTGGAACGACGCGCCATTCAGCATGGTCGCTTCCCGTCCGCGCGGTCGATGACGACGCGATTGTGTCGATTCCCGTGACCTTCCGCGACTTCAAGCCGCTCGGCTCGGGCGACGAGGGCGGCGTCTCGGGCCACGTCGACTTCAGCAGCGGCCGAAACATCGAAGACGCGGTCCGCTACGGCCTGGTCGCCGACCAGCTCGGGCCGGACGGCAAGCCGGTCTTCCGCGACGGCTTCGGCTGGAAGGATGAGGCCGAAACGATCCCCGGCAACGACGGCGGCACCGAAGAGGCGATCCTGAGCGCGGCCTCCTTTGCCTCCTGGTACAACGACGATCCGACCCTCAACCGCTCGACGACCGGCAACCTGCTGCTCCGTGCAGACGACCCCAATCGTCCCGACGTCTTCCGGCTCGTCGACAACACCTTCTTCCCGCTCGACGGCCAGCTCCTGGTCAATAGCCCATTCAACGAGCTGACCGACGATGGGACGCTCGACGGTCGCCCGCACAACTTCGGGCACACGTTCGAGCTCCATGCACAGATCACGTACGCGGGCCCTGGCTCCGGCGAAACCCTGACCTTCGAAGGCGACGACGACATCTGGGTCTTCATCGACGGCCAACTCGTCGTCGACCTCGGCGGCCAGCACCACAAGGAGGCCGCCAGCGTCGATCTCGATTCCCTCGGTCTGGCAGCGGGCACGTACGACTTCGACCTCTTCTACGCCGAACGCAACCCGGGCTCGTCGCACTTCAAGATGGAGGTCGCGTCGCTGCTCCTGCCCGAGCCGGGCATCACGGGGGCCGCCACAGTCAATGAGGGCCACGAGTATGACCTGCTCCTGGTCAACGGCGCTGACGACTGGTCGATCGATTGGGGCGACGGCCGAACGGAGACGGTCGGCAGCGGCAACAACGTCACGGCCACGCACGTCTACGCCGACGACGCCGTCGGACACACCATCACCGCCACCACGCTCGACGCCGACGGCGCGACCCACTCCTTCACCCAAACCGTCGCCGTCACCAACGTCGCCCCGGCCGACGACACGCCAGCACCGCTGCAGCCCATCCTGCACATGGTGACGGCAGGCACAGCCAACCCGTTCACCGAACTGGTCAAGTTCAACGATCCAGGATTCCTCGACACGATCCTCGGCACCGACGAGACGTTCGTCGCGACCATCGACTGGGACGACGGCTCAACCGCTGACCCAGGCACCGTCACGATCACCCGGACCGGATCCGCCGGCGTCGCCACACTCGGCGTCGTCAGCGGCAGCCACCTCTACGCCGCCTCCGGCACCTACAACGGCACCGTCACCGTCACCGACGACGATGGCGCAGCGACACCCATTTACTTCGCCGTCGAAGCCATGGGCCCGACGCCTCCGGCCGATGTCCTCCTCATCGAAGAGACCCGGCTACTGACGTCGACAAACCAACCCGGCGGCCCGACGGCGAGCGCGAGTCTCGTCGTTCCGTCAAATCCTGCCTTCTTCCGGTTCGATTACTCGAACCTCTTCTTCGACAGTGGCGGAAGCAATCCGGAGGACATCAACGACGCCTTCGAACTGCTCTTGAATGTCGGATCAGGTGACACGCCATTGCCCACGCTCGGTACAACGAGCGTCGACGCTTCAGCGCAGTTCAACCTGACTCAGACCCAGATCGCTGCCTTGGCCGATGGCACGGGTCACGTCGTAAATGACTCATCGAGCGGCAGCATCTACATCGATGGCTCATCCTTGACACCAGGCTCCACGGTCGAAGTCGTTGCACGCCTCCTGAACAACGACGCCGACAACGGCACATCCGTCACCCTCCGGTTCCTTGCCGATGACGCGAATCAAGGGAAGTACCTGCTCCCGCCCGAGGCTGTCACAGCCAGTCCGCTACCGGCGTCGCGCCGAGACGGATCGGACGGGTCCGTGCTGCCACTGCAGCGCCTCAGCGACGCGACCAGAAGCTTCGAGACCGTCTACGGGCATACGGCGTACGACGCTGCAACGGGCCGTCTTTCCACGTACGTCAACGTGTCGAAGACATCGTCGCTCGACACGCGTGGAGAGGCACTTATCGCTGTCCGCCGCATCCGTGCACAAGACGCCGGGGGAACCGTTGAAGGTGTTGCTGTGGACGGCTACGACGGACTGTTGCAGAGCGACGTTGCCGGCGTGCCTGCCGGAACACCGTTCTACCGAATCACCAATCAGGTGACGTCCGACGCAGACGGGCTTCACCTCGCGGGTCCAGCGGGTGGTCGAGTGATCTCATTCACGGGCGTTGATAGCGCCGACCGCTTCGACTTCGACGTTGTGGTGCTCGCTGAGCTCAACCTGGCTCCGGAAATCGTCTCTGATCCACACACCGAGCAGTTGGGCGATGCATATGTCGTCCAGGAAGTCATCTCCTCATCGGATGGGGTCGTCGAAACGCGCCCGAATCTAGAGATCGTCGCAAACGGTAACACCGAGTTCGTCTACCCACTGCGAGGTCTTGATCCGAACGCGGACGACATCGAATACGCGAAGATCGTCGGACCGACCGGTATGACGATTGCCGCAGAGGACACGGACGGTGACGGGATCGTCGATCAGCACGTCCTGCGCTGGATTCCGACGGCAGCGGATGCCGGCACCTGGGCTGTTCGACTTCGCGCAACGGATTCACCGTTCGGCCTGTCGGACCCAGCGTTGGACCAGCACTTCTCGATCACCGCTGTAACCGGCGTGGTCAACAGGCCACCGACGTTCACATCGACGCCGCCCTCGATCGCCTACGTCGGTGAGGAGTACGTCTATCAGGCAACGGCAAAGGATCCCGACGGTGATCCACTCGACTTTGGCAAGATCTCGCCTGAAGACAGCGGCGCGATCACGTCTGGTGGGTTGTTCACGTGGACGCCTTCACCTGATCTCGCTGGCCAGACCGCAGACTTCGCCATCACCGTTACCGACAGTATCAACGCACCGGTCCCCCAGCACTTCACCGTCGAGGTGATCGGGACTGGAGCAGGGGAAGACGTCGATCTCTCGATAAGCAACGTCGATGTTTCCGGGTTGAAGTGGGATCCGCAGACACTGACCGTCACCGGCGTGGTTTCAGCCGAGGCGACCACCTCCAACCTTGCCTACGACGCTTCTGAGGCAGAGATCGTCTTCTTCGAGGACCGCAACTACGACGGCGTCTTCAACGGGGACGACTCCCGACTAGGAACACTCCCACTTGGTCAGTTCGATGAGCCAACAAAGCACGTCGCTGCAACGGTGCTTTCGTCGACATCTTTCGCCGGCGCTGCCGTCAGCGCTTACATTGACTATCAGAACGTCACGCCGGAAGTGAATGAGCATAACAACTTGGCGGTATCAACCGACCGATGCGGAGTCGTGCTCGAGCCAGCGCTGACGTGGAATCCAGTTGTTTCGGAACTTGCTGCCGGGCGGTATGAGTTTGTCTTAAATCAAGGGGCTCAAAATGAGACATGGGAGCAAGAAGAGTTCGCCAGTACGCCCCTAATTGCGGATCTCGATAACGATGGTAGTCTCGAGTTTATTGCAACGAAGCGTTTCCGAGAACAGGCGCAATCATTTGGTGGGAGCGCTGCGCTCGTAATCGGTGATGTCGAGACGGGTGCAATTTTATACCATTCGCAGGATTCCTTGCCACTTGGTATGGGGTATAACACAACTTTCGGCGCCGATCCTGCAGTTGCCGATCTCGACCTTGACGGGCGTCTTGAAGTAATCTTCGCAAGTGCCACAGGCGACGAGGGTGATAATATCTATTCCGGTGATCGGCTATTCAGCGTAGAGCTTGATGCAAGTGGGAGTTGGATTACTTCAGAGCAGCGAGTACCTTGGTATCGTGACTTTGACGCAGGGGCCGGTGGGGCCGATCTTCGCTATGGCCTGTATCCACAGCCAGAGCTTGCGATCGCGACTGCGAACGTTGACGATGATCCCGAGGGCGAGATTGTGATCGGTTTTAGGGTATTCGAACATGATCTATCGCCGAAGACGCAAGATGCTCTGGACATATCAAGTGACGGATCAGAGCTTGATGCATATGCGTCGACAGGATCGAACCATCGAGGCCCCGTGTCGACTGTTGCCGATGTGATTGATACGGCTGGGTTTGACGGGCCAGAGATCATTTTGGGCAACGCGGTTCGTGCTCCGGACGGCGCGGAAGTTTGGCGCCACTTTTCACTTCCGAATGGCTACACCGCGGTTAGCGACTTTGGCACTTTCAATGACACGCAGCTTGTGTCTCAGGAGCGCGACGGTGTTCCAGAGATTGTGTTAGTCGGCCCGAGGCGGACATGGATAGACGAAGCGGCCGGCCCAAACCTTCAGCCAGTAGGCGACAGTACCGTGCTGTTACTCAACGGCCAGAGTGGTCGTGTGATTTGGGAGAGTGCATTTCCAATTGTGACGGAACCTGACGATTATAACGACAATGAGAGGGAAGGTGGTCCGCCGACAATCGGTGATTTTGATGGGGATGGGGTTCCAGAGGTTGCAGTTGCGGGTGCTGGAGCGATTGTAATTTTTGAGTCGGACGGTGAAGTCGCGGCACTGCTTCCGACGCAGGATCTGAGCTCTGGTACTACGGGATCAACGAGCTTTGACTTTGATAATGATGGTCGCGTTGAACTTATTTACGGAGATGAATTGTTCGTGCGTGTCATGGCGTTGCCGGGTTCTAACCCATCTATTCACGCGGGAACTGGCAAACCATTGTTGACTGAACTGTTTCGAGTCAGTCGTCCATCTGGAACGTTGTTGGAAGTTCCGGTTGTCGCAGATGTTGACAATGATGGTGCGGCAGAGATTGTCTTTGCTGCTAATCGTGAGCGTGAGGAGTTGCAGGCGTTGCGAGACTGGCTCGATCTTGAAGATGATGGGGATGACACGAATAATTCCTCAGAGAGTGCGAACTTTGATGTCGGAAACGGGCTTTATATTATCGACAACGCCTCCGGCTCGTGGGCGCCAACAGCGGCGATCTGGAATCAAAACAGTTATCACGTCACGAATGTCAACCAGGTCGCACCGGGTGAACCTGGATATGGGCAGGTCCCGGTCGTGGAGCAGCCGAGCTGGGAGACGCACAACAGCTACCGACTCAACACGCAACCCAGGCTTGTTCCTGGCGTTGGTATTCCCGCGCCGGATCTGATCCCGTCGTTCGCTCGCATCGATCGAGTAGAGAACACGGTGACGATTCGGATCGGCAACGGTGGGTCGGCGTCAGCTCCAGCAGGGACGCCGATTGCGGTGTTCGATGGTCAGCCGGGACCAGGAGCCACACAGATCGCCGTCGCGTTGACAACCAACGAGCTTGCGCCGAACAGCTTCGAAGACGTGATCCTCCAGCTGTCGCCGGGTGTCGATCCGGAGACTGTCTGGATTCGGGCAGATTGGGATCAGACTGACATCGATATCGAATCGCACGGTTACGTACGTGAGTGTGATGGTGGTGGCGAGGCCAACAACTTGTACAGCGTTGCGCAGGGACTTACGCCACTGCCAGAGAATTCGGCTCCTGTGCTGACCGGCTCGCCGGAAACGACGATGAGGTACGACGAGAGCTACGCGTTCACGCCGACAGTCACCGACGCGGACGCTCAGGATGTGCACGCGTTTGACCTGTTGGAAGGGCCGGAGGGTCTCTTCGTCGACGCGTTGTCTGGTGCAGTTACTTGGAGTCCGACCCGCAGCGACATCGGGCTTCACTCCGTGGTGCTCAGAGTGCGTGACGGACGCGGCGGCAGCGACCTCATGGCATGGTCAATCCGAGTCAACGACAACCTCCCGCCAGAAATCATCTCTGCCCCTGTTGCTCCGGATGATGTGTGGATTCTCACGACCGACGATCCCTTCGAGATTCACATCGAGGCACGTGATCTTGATGATGTGACAGGGCAGTTGCTGGACTTCCAGGTCAGTGGACCGTCGGAGGTGGTCATCAGCGGGATCGCTCCTGCGACTCCAACCTCTGGCGTGCCCGGCGCCAAAGCGTGGTCCTTCGACCTCGAAGGCTCGATCGCGACTGCCGATGCCGATGCCGGTCGGAGCCGGAGCGAGTACGAGATCCTCGTCAGAGTCTCTGACGGAGAGAGCGCGGTTGTCCATCCGTTCACGCTGCACGTCGTCGATCCGCCGCCAGACAACGCACCGCCCATTCCCTACCACGTTGGTGGCTCGCTGATTGCAGCCCCTGATTTACCCTTCTACGCCGAGTTCACGGCGTGGGATCCTGACGGCGGCCCACTTGACTACACGCTAACGCGTGTCATCAACAACCAAGGTGTGCAGATGCCAGATGTCCCTGGCCTGGGACCAGTCACGGTGGAATCTGGCGAAGCAGCGAGGTGGTCTTGGACGCCTTCGCTCGCGGATATCACGCGCGAAGGGGACTTACCATATCTCTACCGGCTTAGCGTTGCCGACCAAGAGCATAGCGTCCAGTTGCCGTTTACCCTTGAGTTCCGGGTCGTCGAACGCTGGTCGAACTCTGCGCCGACGATCCAAAGCGACGGATCGGGACTGAGGTCGATCGACGGTGACCCCCTGTACTACCAGGCCTTGGCCACCGATCCTGATGAGGACACACTCACATGGTCGATCGAGTCGGGGCCATCGTCTGCGTTCATCGAACCCGACACCGGTCTGTTCAGCTGGTACCCAGATCCGGATGACGGTCCGCTCGACGTCTACGAAGCACGGATTGTTGTCGACGATGGCATGGGTGGCGTCGACAGCCAGACGATCTCGTTCAGCGTCAGTCGATCGAACACGAGTCCGGACATCGTGTCTCTGCCGCCACAGCCCGGTTTGGGCGGTGAGACATGGCAGTACCTCATCGAGGCCGAGGACGCAGAGCAGGACGCACTCGTCTTCGAGTACCGAGCACTCAATCAAACTCCGGATCAATACGACGACTTTGTGCTTGAACAGCAATCGCCGACGACGGCGCTGTTGACCTGGGAGAACCCGCCCGGAGCAACGATGCGCAACTTTGAGATCATCGTCCGAGAGGACCGTCCAAACGGGCTGAGCGGATCGCAGCGGATCAAGATGACCACGGGAGCAGCTGCTCAAGACCCACCCAATGGTGACCCGGATACGCCTCTGCAGCTAATCGGTGAGCCGATTTCACTTATCGAAGCTGGATCGCCATATTCCTACCAGCTGGTTGCAGAGGACCCCGACGGTCCTGTCACATTCGCGCTCGTCTCATCCGAAGCAAGTTGGCTTTCGATGAATGCGAGTGGTCTTCTCAGCGCCGACGCGTCCGATACCGTCGCTGGCAGTTACGACGTCGTTGTATCGGCATCCCAAGGGCCTGTACTGCTGACGATGGGTTACACGCTGGTCGTAACGGAACCTCTTGTCCCGAATCAACCACCTGTGATCGATGGTCCAATCGCCCACAGCATTGCGGCGGGGGCGAAGCTCGAGTTTGGCGTGACTGCCACTGATCCCGAAGAGCTTCCGCTCACCTTCAGCCTCTTGGAGAACGAAGGCGACGTCGTTGAGTGGGCTCGCACGCCCTTGGGGATCGCGATTGATCCGTCGGGCAACGTGACGTGGGACGTGCCTTATCAGATTGCGACGCCGAACGTGCAGATGCCCGTCATCCGAGTGCGAGATGCCGGCGGCCTTGTCGCGGACCTCAAGGTCACGATCTCCGTCGTGCCTCCCGCTGATGACGCACCGCCGACGGCGCAGCTCTTCAGCAGCGCCGATGCCGTCGACCAGGGCCGGTCTGTTACCTTCTCAGTAACAGCCGAAGATGACTATGGAGTGCTCGGGCGCTACGTCGAGATCGAGACGGCAGAATGGATCAACAACGACGACTTGCCGCTCCGACTCCCAACCAATGCTTACGGGCAGGTGACGTACAACATCCCCGCTGATGCGGTGATGAACAGCCAGTTGAGCACGACGTTCGGGGTCCGAGGGTTCGCGGTCGATACTGCTGGGCGGACGACTGCATCAGCCCTCAAGTCGATTACGGTGTTCGATCCGACCAACATCGGCGACCCGCTCAATCCGCAGCCGCAGCCGCCGCGTCTTGGAATAGCGGACGTTGCCGAGGGCGAACCTGGGTTCTATCCCGGGATGCTCGTCGACGAGATGGTGACGGTCCGCGGCTATGCGTTTGATCCCAATGATGATCTGACCTCGTTTTCCGTGGTTGCTCGTCGCGCCAGCGGTGAGGAGGTAACGATTGAGAAGCAATTAGCCACACCGTCGCAGTTCGTGCCCAACATCGGCGATCCGGAAATCGACGCCGACCTCTTCACGATCAACCCACTGTTGCTTGCCAATGGGCCATGGTCTCTGGAAGTCAGTGTCACAGACAGCTCGGGCGGAGCTGCTCAGACCGCGTTCCCCGTCGAGATTGCGACACCCACAAAGGTCGGCAACTTTGCTATGACCTTTACCGACCTCCAAGCCGAAGTTGGTGCGCTTCCGTTAACAGTCACTCGCACCTACGACAGCTACAGGTCTGGCGAGGTGGATGGAGACTTCGGCCCCGGCTGGAACCTGGACATCACGAGTGGCCAGCTCCGTGTGGAGCACGATGGCGACGGAAGCGGCGATGCCTTCGGCCTCACTGGCGGTTATGTGTACGGGACGCCGATCAACGTGACGCTTCCTAATGGCCGAGAGCTCAGCTACGACACGGTGCTGCTCCCGATTCCGAATGGTTCTGCGGGTGGCGCCGTCAATCTCTTCCGCGTTGCATTCCGGCCACGGCCCGGTAGCGAAGACGTACTCCTCGAACTTGCGAGTGATCGGTTCGCAGCTTCTGCAGCCGATGCCGAGGACTCCGGGTTCGCTCCATATCTCGGCTATTACCCCGCGCTTCTCGCTCAAGATCCGTCGCTGAACAGCTGGCAGGTGTTCCTAGACGACACCGACAACAAGCTGTACACGGACCCGACCCGTGCGCTCGGTTGGAATCCGGCGATCCTGGAGGCTCAGGGCATCGACTTCCAGCTTCGCTCGTTCACCGGAGAGGAATACGTCTACGACTCCGAGTCTGGCTCGATTCTGTCGATGACAGATCGCCTTGGGAACGAGATGACCTTCGACAACGATGGGGACATCATCTCCACGAAGGACGTGTCTGGCACGAAGCTCGCAGAGCTACGCGTTAAACGGGATAGCGACAAGCGTATAGAGCAGATCCAACTCTGGTCGCTCGAC
It encodes:
- a CDS encoding AraC family transcriptional regulator — protein: MADRVDTNTGVARRGSVGPQRDHLLSPAEVRAELPFQAQKVGSGAGWPAGLVAERFRGLPPFSLERPGETHHRLIMLLGSSSPRKPAHLSWRVGDGQSSRQEQTLAARQSNPLLTLVPAGCDHSWLMEEGRLDTFHLLIPPSAVDETMGRPVALAPAPKFQDPAVAGILQQIAGELASPGRYGGPLLVESLSNALSVLLGRREDGHEQTRRTRVAGLSDRQVAEVRAYLLENLRRNIRTKELAGLVHLSSQHFTRAFGAATGMPPHQFQLRLRVRAAAKLLKQDQDLGIEAAARQCGFTDRTHLSRAMKRHLGVRPSQAQALDVPSEAK